A region from the Benincasa hispida cultivar B227 chromosome 8, ASM972705v1, whole genome shotgun sequence genome encodes:
- the LOC120082717 gene encoding 60S ribosomal protein L34-like — protein sequence MVQRLTYRKRHSYATKSNQHRVVKTPGGKLVYQTTKKRASGPKCPVTGKRIQGIPHLRPAEYKRSRLARNRRTVNRAYGGVLSGGAVRERIIRAFLVEEQKIVKKVLKIQKAKEKLAAKS from the exons ATGGTCCAGCGGCTCACTTACCGTAAGCGGCACAGCTATGCCACCAAGTCCAACCAGCACCGCGTCGTCAAAACTCCGG GTGGAAAGCTTGTGTACCAGACCACGAAGAAGAGGGCCAGTGGTCCTAAATGCCCTGTTACTGGAAAGAGAATTCAAGGG ATTCCTCACTTGAGGCCTGCTGAATACAAGAGGTCTAGGTTGGCTAGGAACCGAAGGACTGTCAACCGCGCCTATGGTGGTGTACTGTCTGGAGGTGCTGTTAGAGAGAG GATTATAAGAGCCTTTTTGGTTGAAGAGCAAAAGATTGTGAAAAAGGTTTTGAAGATCCAGAAGGCAAAGGAAAAACTAGCTGCCAAGAGCTAG